The genomic stretch ATAAGTCTTGATCATGTACGTCACAAGTTTATAATCAATTAATTGAGGTACAGTCGCAATTCATAATTGACAATTCAAAAAAATTCAGTTTCTCCAAAGAACAAAAGCACTGGCTTTATATCGAACCATATGGCGACATACCGGGCGCATAGCCGATCCTCAGACGAGAGCCGAGTCTCGCAGATATGCCCGCGATGAGTTTGAGCGACATCGCAACGTCACAGACATTGTAAGTTTACTGCGCCAGCAATCCAATCATC from Trichoderma atroviride chromosome 3, complete sequence encodes the following:
- a CDS encoding uncharacterized protein (EggNog:ENOG41), with the protein product MIPGLRLLHLSRGYATKRPASRLKPTISLDHFLQRTKALALYRTIWRHTGRIADPQTRAESRRYARDEFERHRNVTDISHIRYLLSIGKTEWESMERYIGGM